In the genome of Hyphomonas sp. Mor2, one region contains:
- a CDS encoding HAD hydrolase-like protein, whose product MRFDFSGWTLVFDLDGTLVETAPDLHAALNHTLANVGLSPVPLDTVRMMIGDGAKAMIRKGLSHHGLPVDEEQVNTRLWPIFLEHYRANITRLSEPYESCLETLSNLRDAGATLAVCTNKAQALAELVLNGLQMDGFFSALIGGDMLGTKKPDGTHILETIRESGGDPAYAMMIGDAWTDERAARDAKLPFVFVSFGYGTLSNQPYDRLRSIDHWRDMPQALSELAFQT is encoded by the coding sequence ATGCGTTTTGATTTTTCGGGTTGGACCTTGGTGTTCGATTTGGACGGAACTTTGGTGGAAACCGCACCAGATCTGCACGCCGCCTTGAATCACACTCTTGCCAATGTGGGCCTGAGCCCGGTGCCCCTCGACACGGTTCGCATGATGATCGGCGATGGCGCCAAGGCGATGATCCGAAAAGGTCTTTCCCATCACGGTCTCCCCGTTGACGAGGAACAGGTGAACACACGCTTGTGGCCAATCTTCCTCGAACACTATCGCGCCAACATCACCCGACTAAGTGAACCGTATGAATCGTGTCTGGAAACCCTATCGAATCTCCGCGATGCCGGAGCGACGCTCGCGGTCTGCACCAACAAGGCGCAGGCGCTGGCAGAGCTCGTCCTGAACGGTCTGCAAATGGACGGATTCTTCTCGGCTCTGATCGGTGGGGATATGCTTGGCACCAAGAAACCTGATGGCACCCACATCCTTGAAACCATTCGAGAAAGTGGCGGCGATCCAGCCTATGCCATGATGATTGGTGATGCCTGGACAGACGAAAGGGCAGCTCGCGACGCGAAACTGCCCTTCGTTTTTGTATCATTCGGGTATGGCACACTCTCCAACCAACCCTATGACCGCCTTCGATCGATTGATCATTGGCGTGACATGCCGCAAGCCCTCTCCGAGCTTGCCTTCCAGACCTAG
- the glmU gene encoding bifunctional UDP-N-acetylglucosamine diphosphorylase/glucosamine-1-phosphate N-acetyltransferase GlmU: MANRAAVILAAGQGTRMRSSLPKVLHPVGGRPMLDWSIAVAQAAGCDRILVVCSPAGEAVQAHVADVLGSDAITIQDPPQGTGHAVLTARDALSDFEGDLVVLCGDVPLINSETIEALFAEVSAGAAVGVLGFEAADPGAYGRLIMGADGNLEAIVEAKEATAEQLAVTFCNSGVIAAPSRTMFDLLSKVTNDNVKGEYYLTDIVGLARTAGETCRTVSCDEADVMGINTRVQLAEAEAAFQARTRAAVMASGVTMTAPETVFFSHDTEISNDVTIEPHVVFGPGVKVHSGAKVRAFSHLEGADVGAGCTIGPYVRLRPGTVLESGVKIGNFVEVKNTQMGEGAQASHLSYLGDGEVGAGTNIGAGTIFCNYDGFLKYKTTIGAGAFIGSNSALVAPVTIGDGAIIGSGSVITKDVEADALAVARGRQMQKRGWATAFRDKMAAVKAAKKKG, encoded by the coding sequence ATGGCAAATCGTGCGGCGGTGATATTGGCAGCAGGGCAGGGAACGCGGATGCGGTCCAGCCTGCCAAAGGTGCTGCATCCGGTCGGAGGGCGTCCGATGCTCGATTGGTCGATCGCCGTCGCGCAAGCGGCTGGATGCGACCGGATCCTGGTTGTGTGTTCACCCGCGGGAGAGGCCGTTCAGGCGCACGTGGCGGATGTGCTCGGGTCTGACGCGATCACCATTCAGGATCCACCTCAGGGCACCGGCCACGCCGTTCTGACAGCCCGCGATGCGCTAAGCGATTTTGAGGGTGACCTCGTGGTCCTGTGTGGGGATGTGCCACTGATCAATAGCGAAACGATTGAGGCGCTCTTCGCAGAGGTCAGCGCCGGTGCCGCCGTGGGTGTTTTGGGATTTGAAGCGGCCGATCCGGGCGCGTATGGCCGTTTGATCATGGGCGCAGATGGCAATCTAGAGGCGATTGTCGAAGCCAAGGAGGCCACGGCAGAGCAGCTCGCGGTCACGTTCTGCAATTCCGGCGTCATCGCGGCGCCGTCCAGAACCATGTTCGACTTGCTCTCCAAGGTCACAAACGACAACGTCAAAGGCGAATACTACCTGACCGATATTGTCGGCCTGGCGCGGACGGCGGGAGAGACCTGTCGAACCGTGTCCTGCGATGAAGCGGACGTGATGGGCATCAATACACGCGTTCAACTGGCCGAAGCCGAAGCGGCTTTCCAGGCTCGGACACGTGCTGCCGTAATGGCCTCTGGGGTCACGATGACGGCGCCGGAGACGGTGTTCTTCAGTCACGATACCGAGATCAGCAATGATGTGACGATCGAACCGCACGTCGTGTTCGGACCTGGCGTCAAAGTACATAGCGGCGCGAAAGTCCGCGCTTTTTCTCACCTCGAAGGAGCTGATGTGGGGGCCGGCTGCACCATCGGGCCTTATGTTCGCCTGCGACCAGGCACAGTGCTTGAGTCAGGCGTGAAGATCGGCAATTTTGTCGAGGTCAAGAACACCCAGATGGGCGAAGGCGCACAAGCCAGTCACCTGTCTTATCTTGGAGATGGCGAAGTCGGCGCGGGAACAAATATCGGGGCTGGGACGATCTTCTGCAATTATGATGGCTTCCTAAAATACAAGACCACGATCGGCGCGGGCGCTTTCATCGGATCGAATTCGGCGCTTGTTGCGCCCGTGACCATTGGCGACGGCGCCATTATCGGGTCTGGCTCGGTCATCACCAAGGATGTTGAAGCAGATGCTTTGGCGGTGGCGCGAGGGCGTCAAATGCAGAAGCG